From the genome of Kaistella daneshvariae, one region includes:
- a CDS encoding 4Fe-4S dicluster domain-containing protein produces the protein MEYIDNILFFVALVVGFGLFFKSLKEIYRNIQLGREVDRSDQKAKRWETMARVALGQSKMTKRPIAGILHVIVYVGFVIINIELLEIIIDGIFGTHRFLAGIMGNSFYSAFTATLEILALLVIIAVVIFFIRRNFYGVRRLTMKELFGWPKHDANWILIIEFALMVAFFTMNSSDWLLQQRNAYAAHGSFPVSSSIFAPILANFGDSALMFLERGAWWFHFIGILFFMNYLYYSKHLHILLAFPNTWYAKLGPLGRFNNLDSVTKEIKLMMDPNADPYAAPAEEDANAVPEKFGASDIFDLHKVQLLNAYSCTECGRCTAVCPANLTGKKLSPRKIMMDTRDRIEEVGKNINKNGKFVDDGKKLLDDHIQREEIWACTTCNACVEACPVLIDPLSIIVELRRFLVMEQSAAPQELNLMMTNVENNAAPWQYNQADRLNWANDN, from the coding sequence ATGGAATATATTGACAATATTCTTTTTTTTGTTGCCCTTGTTGTGGGCTTCGGACTTTTCTTTAAAAGTTTAAAAGAAATTTATCGGAATATTCAGTTAGGCAGGGAAGTAGACCGCAGCGACCAAAAAGCGAAACGGTGGGAAACCATGGCTCGCGTTGCGCTCGGACAAAGCAAAATGACCAAACGCCCTATCGCGGGAATCCTGCATGTCATCGTATATGTAGGTTTTGTCATTATTAATATTGAACTTCTCGAAATCATTATCGACGGTATTTTCGGTACGCACCGTTTTTTAGCCGGTATAATGGGCAATTCTTTCTATTCTGCTTTTACGGCAACTTTAGAAATTTTAGCGCTTTTGGTGATTATTGCGGTAGTGATATTTTTCATCCGAAGAAATTTCTACGGTGTACGAAGGTTAACAATGAAAGAACTTTTCGGCTGGCCAAAACATGACGCCAACTGGATTCTAATTATCGAATTTGCTTTGATGGTTGCTTTCTTCACCATGAATTCCTCCGATTGGCTTTTACAGCAGCGCAACGCTTATGCGGCGCATGGAAGCTTCCCGGTTTCTTCTTCGATTTTCGCCCCTATTTTGGCAAATTTTGGCGATTCAGCTTTGATGTTCTTAGAAAGAGGCGCTTGGTGGTTTCACTTCATCGGGATTCTTTTCTTTATGAATTATCTGTATTATTCCAAGCATTTACATATCCTTTTGGCTTTTCCCAACACCTGGTATGCGAAATTGGGACCGCTTGGACGATTCAATAATTTAGATTCCGTAACCAAGGAAATTAAATTAATGATGGATCCAAATGCGGATCCTTACGCCGCACCTGCAGAAGAAGATGCGAATGCGGTTCCGGAAAAATTCGGTGCAAGCGATATTTTCGATTTGCATAAAGTACAGCTTCTCAACGCTTATTCCTGCACGGAATGTGGTAGATGTACCGCGGTTTGTCCGGCAAATCTAACCGGTAAGAAATTGTCTCCGCGAAAAATTATGATGGATACGCGCGACCGCATCGAAGAAGTCGGAAAAAACATCAATAAAAACGGCAAATTTGTAGACGATGGCAAGAAATTGTTAGACGATCATATTCAGCGCGAAGAAATCTGGGCATGTACCACTTGCAACGCATGTGTGGAAGCCTGTCCGGTTCTCATCGATCCTTTGTCAATTATTGTGGAATTGCGACGTTTTTTGGTCATGGAGCAGTCTGCCGCGCCGCAGGAATTAAATCTAATGATGACCAATGTTGAAAATAATGCCGCACCGTGGCAGTATAATCAAGCCGACCGCCTGAACTGGGCAAATGATAATTAA
- a CDS encoding MATE family efflux transporter produces the protein MESLQLFISDFFKNKGQHVFLSLLVAKICAFAGSLFIIKLLPENEFGMISIVASVFAIFLPFSGFGSQQSLLRYGALQENDLDKKQLSAFLLKEGFYKQLSLTVIFLAVGFIYIEKYAEILVFFSFFALRFIGFYFLNHLQSEVRILGNNIRFAQLTNTVNVAGLIFLLLLTYFFGFHGYLFAIAFTPFVALFFFRRENFQSLKVPSANFNNKEMRNYGLFSAGTALLSDTLFSADVLLLSFLMNAVAVANYKVAILIPANITFLALTFMQSDFPVLAKNYRNKSFLQNYIANYYKIFIPLAAGILMLGFIFRREILHLFFDEKYAANSTVFFVLLTGFGLNLLFRNLYGNLLSAVGLMKTNTVISFFTLLLLVIFSFFLVGKFGVMGMAVSLTLSMLIGGFLLTFSFYLYWKDLK, from the coding sequence GTGGAAAGTCTGCAGCTCTTCATCAGCGATTTTTTTAAAAATAAAGGACAGCACGTTTTTTTATCGCTTTTGGTTGCAAAAATTTGTGCTTTTGCGGGCTCACTTTTCATCATCAAATTATTACCGGAAAACGAGTTCGGTATGATTAGCATTGTAGCTTCAGTTTTTGCGATTTTTTTGCCATTCAGCGGTTTCGGCAGCCAGCAAAGTCTCCTGCGGTACGGCGCTTTGCAGGAAAACGACCTGGACAAAAAGCAGCTTTCTGCGTTTTTGCTGAAAGAAGGTTTTTATAAGCAGCTTTCTCTGACAGTCATTTTTCTTGCCGTTGGTTTTATCTATATTGAAAAATACGCCGAGATATTGGTATTTTTTTCATTTTTTGCGCTACGGTTTATCGGCTTTTACTTTTTGAATCATCTGCAGTCGGAGGTGCGGATTTTAGGAAATAATATCCGTTTCGCGCAGCTTACGAATACCGTAAACGTCGCCGGTTTGATTTTTTTGCTGCTTCTGACCTATTTTTTTGGATTTCACGGTTATCTTTTTGCCATCGCTTTTACGCCATTTGTGGCACTTTTCTTTTTCAGGCGTGAGAATTTTCAGTCATTAAAAGTCCCTTCGGCGAATTTTAATAATAAAGAAATGCGGAATTACGGTCTTTTCTCAGCAGGAACGGCGCTGCTCTCGGACACGCTTTTTTCTGCCGATGTTTTGCTTTTAAGTTTTTTGATGAATGCCGTGGCGGTGGCCAATTATAAAGTTGCGATTTTAATTCCGGCGAATATCACGTTTCTGGCGCTCACTTTTATGCAAAGCGATTTTCCTGTGCTGGCGAAAAATTATCGGAACAAATCTTTTCTTCAAAATTACATCGCGAATTATTACAAAATTTTCATACCGTTGGCGGCGGGAATTTTAATGTTAGGGTTTATTTTCCGGCGCGAAATTTTACATCTGTTTTTTGATGAAAAATATGCCGCTAATTCGACTGTTTTTTTCGTTTTGCTAACCGGATTCGGCCTTAATCTACTTTTCCGGAACCTTTACGGAAACCTGCTTTCTGCGGTTGGTTTAATGAAAACCAATACTGTAATTTCATTTTTTACGCTGCTTTTGCTTGTAATTTTTTCGTTCTTTTTGGTCGGTAAATTTGGTGTGATGGGAATGGCTGTCAGCTTGACTTTAAGCATGCTGATTGGCGGATTTCTGCTCACTTTTAGCTTTTATCTCTACTGGAAGGATTTAAAATAA
- the serS gene encoding serine--tRNA ligase, with product MLQVNFLRENKDRVIAGLEKRNFKQTELVDDAISADDYRKKLQFELDENLAEMNRISKEIGILMKEGKKEEAENAKVKTAAYKENSQNLQQQLKDAENQLLEILYLLPNIPNEKVKAGTTAEDNEIVYQSHDVEGLGEGAIPHWELAKKYNLIDFELGVKIAGAGFPVYLGKGARLQRALVQYFLDKNVDAGYMEVNPPHVVNEASAYGTGQLPDKEGQMYFAAEDNLYLIPTAEVPVTNIYRDVILEEKDLPKKNTAFSQCYRREAGSYGAHVRGLNRLHQFEKVEIVRLEKPENSYAALEEMVKHVQSLLEDLELPYRILRLCGGDMGFTSAMTYDFEVWSAAQEKWLEVSSVSNFENFQANRLKCRFKSEGKTQLVHTLNGSALALPRIMAALLENNQVENGIKIPAKIAEYTRFHLID from the coding sequence ATGTTACAAGTAAATTTTTTGCGCGAAAATAAAGACCGCGTTATCGCCGGTTTAGAAAAACGAAATTTCAAACAAACTGAATTGGTGGATGACGCCATTTCTGCAGACGATTACCGAAAAAAACTGCAGTTTGAACTCGATGAAAATTTAGCGGAAATGAACCGTATTTCGAAGGAAATCGGAATTTTGATGAAAGAAGGTAAAAAAGAGGAAGCTGAAAACGCTAAAGTAAAAACCGCTGCGTACAAAGAAAATTCACAAAATTTACAGCAACAGCTGAAAGATGCAGAAAATCAGTTGCTGGAAATTCTTTATTTACTTCCGAATATTCCGAACGAAAAAGTGAAAGCCGGAACTACCGCGGAAGACAACGAAATCGTTTACCAGTCGCATGATGTGGAAGGTTTGGGCGAAGGCGCGATTCCGCATTGGGAACTGGCGAAAAAATATAATTTAATCGATTTTGAACTTGGGGTAAAAATCGCAGGTGCCGGTTTTCCGGTTTATTTGGGAAAAGGTGCGCGTTTGCAGAGAGCTTTGGTTCAATATTTTTTAGATAAAAACGTGGACGCCGGTTATATGGAAGTAAATCCGCCGCATGTGGTGAATGAAGCTTCGGCTTATGGAACCGGACAGTTGCCTGATAAAGAAGGGCAGATGTATTTTGCTGCTGAAGATAATTTATATCTGATTCCGACCGCAGAAGTTCCGGTGACGAATATTTACCGTGACGTAATTCTGGAAGAAAAAGATCTTCCGAAAAAAAATACAGCTTTTTCACAGTGTTACCGTCGTGAAGCAGGAAGTTATGGCGCGCATGTACGTGGTTTGAACCGCTTGCATCAATTTGAAAAAGTAGAAATAGTGCGTTTGGAAAAGCCAGAAAATTCCTACGCGGCTTTAGAGGAAATGGTGAAACACGTGCAGTCGCTTTTGGAAGATTTAGAACTTCCGTACCGCATTTTAAGATTATGTGGTGGTGATATGGGGTTCACTTCGGCGATGACTTACGATTTTGAAGTATGGAGCGCGGCGCAGGAAAAATGGCTGGAAGTTTCTTCAGTTTCAAATTTTGAAAACTTCCAGGCTAACCGCTTGAAATGTCGATTTAAAAGCGAGGGAAAAACGCAGCTCGTTCACACATTAAATGGTTCCGCACTGGCATTGCCACGAATTATGGCCGCTTTACTGGAAAATAATCAGGTGGAAAACGGAATAAAAATTCCGGCGAAAATCGCGGAATATACGCGCTTTCACCTCATCGATTAA
- a CDS encoding peptidylprolyl isomerase — protein MAILGEIRNRPWLLMGIIAVAMLAFVVNPDSLEKLFGAQPGVYGKVNGQEISKEDFDDQLFMLQQQAQQQGQPTKGLEEQAWQMLVQSKLIEQQFKKMGLTLTEDMFWNQLQFDPLFAQNKENFDEKGNFKIQEIKNQVTQLKSTNVELYNNWLKTRKSIEYRMMARQLFANVSSGITVSKKEAEQIMKERDQLADIDFVKIDYDAYAQKNPVKVTSNDISDYIKKHPTIFKRDASRNIGVVYFPAAPSAADDVAMQAEINKLMTVGSPTSEGNENFVNTKNDSMFVALNSDLPFNPSYFPAQQLPAAIKDKVATAAIGTTFGPYKEQNFYVVSKLLDKKPSDSTLSRHILVTYKGNQAGGAETRSKEEAKKLADSIGNAVKADPSKFAEFLKYSADPGSAAQGGSVGWTTPETPFVPQYLNFLANNGKGATAVVETQYGYHIINIEDKKSGAMGYKVANLVKAIKPSDKTENEVYTKATKFIQQVQGKSFNEFANLAKKNNYIFTNPKEVGRFQGQLPGVGTDKDEDIIAWAFNKNTKKGDTDIFTVEGTGDRIVAYVNGIQEAGLADPEAVREQVEPIIRNQMLAKKITEKINGANASNLDQIAKLFATSKQSAQVNMLNPQVNGAMEPKVAGAAFGVAKNKLSKPVEGLTGVYVVWKKGETINKQPGDVKQMVDAIAGQNSQQFGQFFLKSLQDNAKIKDYRIELYNRSAQQ, from the coding sequence AAAATTATTCGGTGCTCAACCCGGAGTTTATGGTAAAGTAAATGGCCAGGAGATTTCTAAAGAAGATTTTGATGATCAGCTTTTCATGCTTCAGCAGCAGGCACAACAGCAAGGCCAGCCAACAAAAGGTTTGGAAGAGCAGGCGTGGCAAATGCTGGTCCAGTCTAAACTGATCGAGCAGCAGTTCAAGAAAATGGGTCTTACTTTAACTGAAGATATGTTCTGGAACCAGCTTCAGTTTGATCCTTTGTTTGCACAGAATAAAGAAAATTTCGACGAAAAAGGCAACTTTAAAATTCAGGAAATTAAAAACCAGGTTACGCAATTGAAATCTACGAACGTAGAATTGTATAATAACTGGTTGAAAACCAGAAAATCCATTGAATACAGAATGATGGCGCGCCAGCTTTTTGCTAATGTGAGCAGCGGAATTACCGTAAGCAAAAAAGAGGCTGAGCAAATCATGAAAGAAAGAGACCAGCTTGCTGATATCGATTTTGTGAAAATAGATTACGATGCTTACGCACAGAAAAATCCTGTTAAAGTAACTTCTAACGATATTTCGGATTATATTAAAAAGCACCCGACTATATTTAAAAGAGACGCCAGCAGAAATATTGGTGTGGTTTACTTCCCGGCAGCACCAAGTGCAGCAGATGACGTAGCGATGCAGGCGGAAATAAACAAATTGATGACCGTTGGAAGCCCAACAAGCGAAGGAAATGAAAATTTCGTGAACACGAAAAATGATTCCATGTTCGTTGCTTTGAACTCCGATTTGCCTTTCAACCCGTCATATTTTCCGGCGCAGCAATTACCTGCAGCCATTAAAGATAAGGTGGCAACAGCAGCTATCGGTACTACATTTGGTCCTTATAAAGAGCAGAACTTTTATGTAGTTTCGAAACTTTTAGATAAGAAACCATCCGATTCTACACTTTCAAGACATATTTTGGTGACTTACAAAGGAAACCAGGCCGGTGGTGCTGAAACCCGTTCAAAAGAAGAAGCAAAAAAATTAGCAGATTCTATCGGGAATGCAGTAAAAGCGGATCCATCGAAGTTTGCAGAGTTCCTGAAATATTCAGCTGATCCAGGTTCTGCCGCCCAAGGTGGAAGCGTAGGCTGGACGACTCCGGAAACTCCTTTCGTTCCGCAATATCTAAACTTCTTAGCGAATAATGGTAAAGGTGCGACTGCTGTAGTGGAAACTCAGTACGGTTACCACATTATTAATATTGAAGATAAGAAGAGTGGTGCAATGGGTTATAAAGTGGCGAACCTTGTAAAAGCGATCAAACCATCCGACAAAACTGAAAATGAAGTCTACACGAAAGCGACTAAATTCATTCAGCAGGTTCAGGGTAAAAGCTTTAATGAATTTGCAAACTTAGCAAAGAAAAACAACTACATTTTCACCAATCCAAAAGAAGTGGGAAGATTCCAGGGGCAATTGCCTGGTGTTGGAACTGACAAGGATGAAGATATCATCGCCTGGGCGTTTAATAAAAATACCAAAAAAGGAGATACTGATATTTTCACCGTAGAAGGTACCGGTGACCGTATCGTAGCTTATGTAAACGGAATTCAGGAGGCAGGTTTAGCAGATCCGGAAGCGGTTCGCGAACAGGTAGAACCGATTATCAGAAATCAAATGTTAGCTAAGAAAATTACAGAGAAAATCAACGGTGCTAACGCTTCCAATTTAGATCAAATCGCTAAACTTTTCGCAACCAGCAAACAGTCTGCACAGGTAAATATGCTGAATCCACAGGTGAATGGTGCTATGGAACCGAAAGTGGCCGGCGCTGCATTTGGGGTAGCTAAAAATAAATTATCAAAACCAGTAGAAGGTTTAACAGGCGTATATGTAGTTTGGAAAAAAGGAGAAACCATCAACAAACAACCTGGTGATGTTAAGCAAATGGTGGACGCTATTGCAGGACAAAATTCCCAGCAGTTCGGCCAGTTTTTCCTGAAAAGCTTACAGGACAATGCGAAAATTAAGGATTACAGAATTGAATTATACAACCGTTCAGCTCAACAGTAA
- a CDS encoding asparagine synthase-related protein, protein MAKGFSISVAPQNIEISSFLAGNYDDFYFQAEAFDFLFEGVLLNRKKLFQQFAAKDFEALIHNIYSGQKEHFFSLFEGEFRGFLFDKKRKKLLVFTNITSTQRVFYIFLNNQIFIDTDLKRLTLSLKNSHFNVEPDVESLYQLLCFTNLIEEKTPVKQVKKLLDGHFLTIDISDISLVDREFFSLAKVPAFSGSKEQALERIHEVFSESVRLEYEKDCELGKKHLCLLSGGLDSRIAMFYALKNHQKPEVALCFSQSEYFDHTISKKIAQEQQINYEFVPLDGGSFLKKIDELTALSEGMVLYTGASHVQHAMENLKFENFGLFHSGQIGDGILGGFNSAPFRKKPTNYKLVENRKFLPKIKNSLAETLKKHETEELFLIRNVAFNRTVFGAHVLQQKAYQTSPFMTKDFLETAISLPEKWKYNQNFYVEWLNKYCPEAAKYRWERTLLKPDAQWKTKFGDHFVKRGFKMLNEKVLKTPEKSSMYPYQFYFESQPGMQRYYAEFFQNNIHRLSGFPELEKDINELFAQGDFFSKSQAVNILAIFKLFF, encoded by the coding sequence ATGGCGAAAGGTTTTTCCATTTCTGTTGCTCCGCAAAATATCGAAATCAGCTCTTTTTTGGCTGGTAATTATGACGATTTTTACTTTCAAGCCGAGGCTTTTGATTTTCTTTTTGAAGGTGTTCTGCTGAATAGGAAAAAGCTTTTTCAGCAATTTGCCGCAAAAGATTTTGAGGCGCTCATCCACAACATTTATTCCGGGCAAAAAGAGCATTTTTTTTCGCTTTTTGAAGGTGAGTTTCGTGGTTTTCTCTTTGATAAAAAAAGGAAAAAACTTTTGGTTTTCACCAACATCACTTCTACACAGCGCGTTTTCTACATTTTTTTAAACAATCAGATCTTCATCGATACCGATTTAAAGCGGCTGACATTATCATTAAAAAATTCCCATTTTAATGTCGAACCTGATGTGGAGTCGCTGTATCAGCTGCTGTGTTTCACCAATTTAATTGAAGAAAAAACGCCCGTAAAGCAGGTAAAAAAACTATTGGACGGCCATTTTCTGACGATCGATATTTCCGATATTTCGCTTGTGGATCGGGAGTTTTTCAGTTTAGCCAAAGTTCCGGCTTTCAGCGGCAGCAAAGAACAGGCGCTGGAAAGGATTCATGAGGTTTTTTCAGAATCCGTTCGGTTGGAATATGAAAAAGATTGCGAGCTTGGTAAAAAGCACCTCTGTCTTTTAAGTGGCGGTTTGGACAGCCGCATCGCCATGTTTTATGCCTTGAAAAATCACCAGAAACCTGAAGTCGCACTTTGCTTTTCACAATCAGAATATTTTGATCACACGATTTCGAAAAAAATAGCCCAGGAGCAGCAAATAAATTATGAATTTGTTCCTCTAGATGGCGGAAGTTTTTTAAAAAAAATCGATGAGTTGACGGCGCTGTCGGAAGGAATGGTTTTGTACACCGGCGCCAGCCACGTTCAGCACGCGATGGAAAACTTAAAGTTTGAAAATTTTGGTTTGTTTCACAGCGGACAGATAGGCGATGGCATTCTGGGCGGATTTAATTCCGCGCCGTTTAGAAAAAAACCGACCAATTATAAACTGGTGGAAAATCGAAAATTTCTGCCGAAAATTAAAAATTCGCTGGCTGAAACGCTGAAAAAACACGAAACGGAAGAACTTTTTCTAATTCGGAACGTAGCTTTTAACCGGACGGTTTTTGGCGCGCATGTTTTGCAGCAGAAAGCCTATCAAACTTCACCGTTTATGACCAAAGATTTTCTGGAGACCGCTATTTCGCTGCCGGAAAAATGGAAATATAACCAGAACTTTTATGTTGAGTGGCTGAATAAATATTGTCCTGAAGCCGCAAAATACCGCTGGGAAAGAACTTTGCTGAAACCTGACGCTCAATGGAAGACAAAATTTGGTGACCATTTTGTAAAGCGCGGCTTTAAAATGTTGAATGAAAAAGTGCTTAAAACACCCGAAAAATCCAGCATGTATCCGTATCAGTTTTATTTCGAGTCGCAGCCCGGAATGCAACGGTATTACGCGGAATTTTTTCAAAATAACATTCACCGGTTGAGTGGTTTTCCGGAACTGGAAAAAGATATTAACGAACTTTTTGCGCAGGGCGATTTTTTTTCAAAATCACAGGCTGTAAATATTCTGGCCATTTTCAAACTCTTTTTTTAA
- a CDS encoding MlaD family protein: MKFTKEIKAGLIALLAIIGFVILFQFMKGKSLFTTDNIFYAKFDNVEGLEASNPVSINGLKVGQVDQIIPVTLPDGKIHFVVKVTVDDNFEFSKKSTLEIFEPGLMSGKQMRVNLAYGEPMAKDGDTLEGAFKLSMMNNISSQVGPVKDQLQVVLKRVDSLTNNANQLLNDENKAEIRALLVNLNRTVAAFENTSRQTNALLANNDPRIQKMLDNANLATISARTTIDKYGDVAEAVDVQKLNNTIDKLSTTADKLNGVISGIQNGEGSLGKLAKDEQLYQNLNKTAENLNLLVEDLKANPKRYLNFSVFGKNTKD, translated from the coding sequence GTGAAATTCACAAAAGAAATAAAAGCTGGACTTATCGCACTTTTAGCCATCATTGGCTTCGTAATTCTGTTCCAGTTCATGAAGGGTAAAAGCCTTTTTACCACCGATAATATTTTTTACGCAAAATTTGATAATGTGGAAGGTTTGGAAGCTTCCAACCCGGTGTCGATTAACGGGCTGAAGGTGGGCCAGGTGGACCAGATTATTCCCGTTACGCTGCCCGACGGTAAAATTCATTTTGTGGTAAAAGTAACCGTTGACGATAATTTCGAGTTTTCAAAGAAATCCACTTTAGAAATATTTGAACCCGGTCTGATGTCTGGCAAACAGATGCGTGTAAATCTGGCGTACGGCGAGCCTATGGCTAAAGATGGCGATACCTTAGAAGGTGCTTTTAAACTTTCGATGATGAACAATATTTCATCGCAAGTCGGTCCCGTGAAAGATCAGCTGCAGGTAGTGCTTAAAAGAGTAGATTCATTAACCAACAACGCCAACCAACTTTTAAATGATGAAAATAAGGCCGAAATCCGTGCTTTATTGGTTAATTTAAACAGAACGGTTGCTGCCTTCGAAAACACTTCAAGACAAACAAATGCACTTTTAGCGAATAATGATCCGCGCATCCAGAAAATGTTGGACAATGCCAATTTAGCCACAATCAGCGCAAGAACTACCATAGATAAATACGGTGACGTGGCGGAAGCAGTGGACGTGCAAAAACTAAACAACACCATTGATAAACTCAGCACAACGGCGGATAAATTAAACGGTGTTATTAGCGGCATACAAAATGGTGAAGGAAGTCTTGGTAAATTGGCAAAAGATGAGCAACTTTACCAGAACTTAAATAAAACTGCTGAAAACCTTAATCTTTTGGTGGAAGACTTAAAAGCAAATCCTAAAAGATATTTGAACTTCTCAGTGTTTGGTAAGAATACAAAAGACTAA
- a CDS encoding (Fe-S)-binding protein: protein MDFTIKTMAEYAAEGKVPEVLFFVGCMGSFDDRAKKVTKALCKILHKVGVEFAVLGQEESCNGDPAKRAGNEFIFQMMALTNIEIMNGYGVKKIITTCPHCFNIIKNEYPGLGGNYEVMHHTQFLRKLMEEGRLKIEGGTFSGKKITFHDPCYLGRGNGEYEAPRQLLQKLDSELVEMKRCKSNGLCCGAGGAQMFKEPEKGNKDINVERTEEALAEKPNIIATGCPFCNTMITDGVKHFNNTEVQVKDIAELLAEAEDL, encoded by the coding sequence ATGGATTTCACAATAAAAACAATGGCAGAATATGCTGCCGAAGGGAAGGTTCCGGAAGTCTTATTTTTCGTAGGCTGCATGGGCAGTTTTGATGACCGTGCCAAAAAAGTCACCAAGGCATTATGTAAAATTTTGCACAAAGTAGGGGTAGAATTTGCGGTTCTCGGTCAGGAGGAATCCTGCAACGGCGATCCTGCAAAACGTGCCGGAAACGAGTTTATTTTCCAGATGATGGCTTTAACCAACATCGAAATTATGAATGGTTACGGCGTTAAAAAGATTATTACGACTTGCCCGCATTGTTTTAATATCATCAAAAATGAATATCCAGGTCTTGGCGGAAATTACGAAGTGATGCACCACACGCAGTTTCTTCGAAAGTTAATGGAAGAAGGCCGTTTGAAAATCGAAGGTGGAACTTTCTCTGGTAAAAAAATCACTTTCCACGATCCGTGTTATCTTGGCCGCGGAAACGGTGAATACGAAGCGCCGCGTCAGTTGCTGCAAAAACTCGATTCTGAGTTGGTGGAAATGAAAAGATGCAAATCGAACGGACTGTGCTGTGGCGCCGGTGGTGCGCAGATGTTTAAAGAACCCGAAAAAGGTAATAAAGACATCAACGTGGAACGGACAGAAGAAGCTTTAGCTGAAAAACCCAATATCATCGCCACAGGCTGCCCGTTCTGCAATACCATGATTACCGATGGGGTGAAGCACTTTAACAACACCGAAGTACAGGTGAAAGATATCGCCGAACTTTTAGCTGAAGCTGAAGATTTATAA
- a CDS encoding glycosyltransferase yields the protein MRYKILFISSWFPNKLEPTNGNFVQRHAEAVALRHDVEILHAVGDAAQKELYLFEDQQINGIRTLIIYYKKSINPARNFMRRMKAYKKGFSLMQKPDLVHANVLFNSMLFAVYLKRTYSIPFVISEHWSGFLQINRAKRTKLKVFLAQQIAKSASAILPVSKSLQNDLKMLEFTGCFHVVENVVNIYVFPPKRHQPQKFTFLHISNLIPLKNPEKILAAALRLRKEFTNFEMHIGGDGKVENLNKIISRHKAGDFIKTFPTLKIEEVAEIMRESNCFVLFSDYENFPCVLLEALSSGTPVISTNVGGIKEIVNPRNGILISKSEDELYEAMKTVLLNQIDFDSPEILHQYIEHCFSMESISRKFDEVYRKILQSR from the coding sequence ATGCGCTATAAAATTCTATTTATTTCCTCTTGGTTTCCCAATAAACTGGAACCTACAAATGGAAATTTTGTGCAAAGACATGCAGAAGCTGTTGCGCTTCGGCACGACGTAGAAATTTTACACGCCGTAGGAGACGCTGCGCAAAAAGAACTTTACCTTTTTGAAGATCAGCAGATTAACGGCATCCGCACACTCATTATCTACTACAAAAAATCCATTAATCCTGCCCGGAATTTTATGCGGCGCATGAAAGCTTACAAAAAAGGCTTTTCACTCATGCAAAAACCGGATCTGGTACATGCGAATGTACTGTTTAATTCCATGCTTTTTGCGGTATATCTTAAACGGACGTACAGTATTCCCTTCGTTATCAGCGAGCACTGGTCAGGATTTTTACAAATTAACCGTGCTAAAAGGACAAAACTTAAAGTTTTTCTGGCGCAGCAAATTGCAAAAAGTGCCTCCGCAATCTTGCCTGTGAGCAAAAGTCTGCAAAACGATCTTAAGATGTTGGAATTTACGGGTTGTTTCCATGTAGTTGAAAATGTGGTGAATATATATGTATTTCCACCGAAAAGACATCAGCCGCAAAAATTTACCTTTCTTCATATTTCCAATTTAATCCCGCTGAAAAACCCCGAAAAAATTTTAGCGGCAGCTTTAAGGCTGCGCAAGGAATTCACCAATTTCGAAATGCACATCGGCGGCGATGGAAAGGTGGAAAACTTAAACAAAATTATTTCCCGTCACAAAGCAGGTGATTTTATCAAGACTTTTCCCACCTTAAAAATTGAAGAAGTTGCCGAGATAATGCGCGAAAGCAACTGTTTTGTACTTTTCAGCGATTATGAAAATTTCCCGTGTGTACTGTTGGAAGCTTTGTCGTCGGGAACGCCCGTCATTTCTACAAATGTCGGCGGAATTAAAGAGATTGTAAATCCCAGAAACGGCATACTCATTTCCAAGTCGGAAGACGAACTCTACGAGGCAATGAAAACGGTACTGCTGAACCAAATTGATTTTGATTCGCCGGAAATTCTACACCAATACATTGAGCATTGTTTTTCAATGGAAAGCATTTCGCGAAAATTTGATGAAGTTTACCGGAAAATTCTGCAGAGCCGCTGA